A window from Acropora palmata chromosome 14, jaAcrPala1.3, whole genome shotgun sequence encodes these proteins:
- the LOC141866735 gene encoding uncharacterized protein LOC141866735 produces the protein MSSLDSQTENDLCVRSFTTVDESTVHQLEPTLKSPCVGETIRRYIIGQGEETRQTFRCCHQVRAHIDSGEIERAGKLWVKQAQEERFPEEMKDLIGGKEVKRHSHLKPLTPVMDELGVLRFGRRLDREELPYDAAHPMILPKKHHITQLIIADVHNRCRHAGVNHVLAQVRNRDWVIDGRQEVKNWDKECKSGERRSAQPAVQIMAPLSKSRLGTTMRAFSKCCVDYAGPCTTKITRGVSAKRYLCLFTCSAIRAVHLEMACSLSTTDFVNALSWMVAPRERPEEITSNNGTNFVVEHRELRELVLAMDQEQIADDAASDRIRWNWNPLLGSHFGGVSESLVKVAKKTLKAVVGNAGLTDDELQTAMKEVEALMNSRQLTYEAADPRDEPMLTPYHFLVGQLGEQLAPQVTHDIAFVPRNRWRLIQDLLKLF, from the coding sequence ATGTCTAGCTTAGATAGTCAAACCGAAAATGACCTTTGCGTTAGAAGTTTCACAACTGTTGATGAATCCACAGTACACCAGCTGGAACCGACTTTGAAGAGTCCCTGCGTGGGTGAGACAATTCGCCGATACATTATTGGACAGGGTGAAGAAACAAGGCAAACTTTTAGGTGTTGTCATCAGGTGCGGGCTCATATTGACTCTGGCGAAATAGAAAGAGCTGGAAAACTGTGGGTGAAACAAGCACAGGAGGAAAGATTTCCTGAGGAGATGAAAGATTTGATTGGAGGTAAAGAAGTCAAAAGACATAGCCACCTGAAACCTCTTACTCCTGTTATGGATGAGCTGGGCGTATTACGATTTGGACGACGATTGGACCGAGAGGAACTACCTTATGATGCAGCACACCCCATGATCTTGCCAAAGAAACACCACATCACCCAATTAATTATTGCAGATGTCCACAACCGTTGCCGACATGCGGGGGTCAATCACGTGCTGGCTCAGGTGCGAAATCGAGACTGGGTCATAGATGGTCGGCAAGAGGTGAAGAATTGGGACAAGGAATGCAAGTCGGGTGAGAGAAGAAGTGCGCAACCAGCAGTGCAGATAATGGCACCACTTTCAAAGTCGAGACTTGGGACAACAATGAGagcgttttcaaaatgttgtgtTGATTATGCTGGACCCTGTACAACCAAGATTACTCGAGGAGTTTCTGCTAAAAGATACTTATGCCTGTTCACGTGCTCAGCAATCAGAGCGGTACATTTAGAAATGGCATGTTCATTGAGCACCACAGATTTCGTGAATGCGTTAAGCTGGATGGTGGCCCCCAGGGAAAGACCGGAAGAAATTACAAGCAATAATGGGACAAACTTCGTCGTAGAGCATAGAGAGCTCAGAGAACTTGTCCTAGCAATGGACCAAGAGCAGATCGCAGATGATGCTGCCAGTGACAGGATCAGATGGAATTGGAATCCTCTACTAGGGTCGCACTTTGGAGGGGTGTCTGAGTCGCTGGTTAAAGTAGCTAAGAAAACCCTGAAGGCGGTAGTTGGGAATGCGGGGCTGACCGACGACGAGCTGCAGACTGCTATGAAGGAAGTAGAAGCATTGATGAACTCGAGACAGTTGACGTACGAAGCAGCTGACCCGCGAGATGAGCCAATGTTGACACCTTATCATTTTTTAGTTGGGCAACTTGGAGAACAACTAGCACCTCAAGTTACCCATGATATAGCTTTCGTTCCCAGGAACCGTTGGAGACTGATTCAGGACCTGCTGAAGTTGTTCTAG